A single Montipora foliosa isolate CH-2021 chromosome 7, ASM3666993v2, whole genome shotgun sequence DNA region contains:
- the LOC138009557 gene encoding uncharacterized protein — MSSTEREVANVLGPQAFIGINGGTDTLETLWKEGINATVPLVPPTSQEYVIENETNSSSSSSARPCEASVQSLLMKDVQDIDEVVEVSRKPIRKGKKRTLADAQLEYFEVATSYYKLKMEKVKLEMELLMKKQKEE; from the exons ATGTCCTCTACTGAGAGAGAAGTGGCGAATGTACTTGGTCCTCAGGCGTTTATTGGGATAAATGGAGGAACAGATACTCTGG AAACATTATGGAAAGAGGGCATCAATGCCACTGTTCCACTCGTCCCTCCAACAAGCCAAGAGTATGTCATTGAG AATGAAACCAATAGCAGCAGCAGTTCCTCAGCAAGGCCATGTGAAGCTAGTGTACAGTCACTTTTAATGAAGGATGTGCAG GATATTGATGAAGTGGTGGAGGTTTCCAGAAAACCCATCAGAAAAGGCAAAAAGAGGACCCTTGCAGATGCACAGCTGGAG TACTTTGAAGTTGCAACCAGCTATTACAAACTGAAGATGGAGAAAGTGAAACTTGAAATGGAGCTTCTcatgaaaaagcaaaaagagg AATAA